In Thalassospira sp. ER-Se-21-Dark, one genomic interval encodes:
- the gloB gene encoding hydroxyacylglutathione hydrolase, translating into MAAGEVIVIPCLSDNYTYLVRCHRSEVTAIIDPGEAGPVIAALEERDWNLDLVINTHHHHDHIGGNAELIEKYGAKLLGPTAEKARIPNMDETCAEGDQVLIGDLEGRVFDVPGHTSGHIAFYFPAITALFSGDSLFALGCGRLFEGTPEQMWHSLQKFRNLPASTQVYCGHEYTQSNAKFAKTIEPNNPILTARCQDIDGLRARNLPTIPSRLDVELATNPFLRADEPSVAAALGMSGESPVAIFTEIRKRKDNF; encoded by the coding sequence ATGGCTGCGGGAGAAGTCATCGTCATTCCGTGTCTTTCAGACAATTACACCTATCTTGTGCGCTGCCACCGCAGCGAAGTCACCGCCATCATCGATCCGGGCGAAGCAGGCCCGGTGATTGCCGCCCTTGAGGAGCGTGACTGGAACCTTGATCTGGTGATCAATACCCATCACCACCATGACCATATCGGCGGCAATGCCGAATTGATCGAGAAATACGGTGCCAAATTGCTGGGCCCGACGGCGGAAAAGGCGCGCATCCCCAACATGGATGAAACCTGTGCCGAGGGCGATCAGGTCCTGATCGGGGATCTGGAAGGACGGGTATTTGATGTGCCGGGCCACACCAGCGGGCATATCGCGTTTTATTTCCCGGCGATCACCGCGCTGTTTTCCGGCGACAGCCTGTTTGCGCTGGGCTGCGGGCGTTTGTTTGAAGGCACACCCGAACAGATGTGGCATTCCTTGCAGAAGTTTCGCAATCTGCCGGCCAGCACGCAGGTCTATTGCGGCCATGAATATACCCAGTCCAATGCGAAATTCGCCAAAACGATTGAGCCCAACAATCCGATCCTGACCGCACGCTGTCAGGATATTGACGGGCTGCGTGCGCGCAACCTGCCGACCATTCCATCCCGACTGGACGTGGAGCTTGCCACCAACCCGTTCCTGCGCGCTGATGAGCCGTCGGTTGCCGCGGCACTAGGCATGAGCGGTGAAAGCCCGGTTGCGATCTTTACCGAGATTCGCAAACGCAAAGACAATTTCTAA
- a CDS encoding nucleoside triphosphate hydrolase, translating into MTPDLDALADAIRAKHADKGRILVAIVGAPASGKSTLSDRLYHHLGGDKAGAAVVPMDGYHFDNGILEDRGLLERKGAPETFDVGGLKRTLMALRDTPNDDVYVPLFDRTLEISRGSARVITPSHEIILVEGNYLLLDQTPWNQLHGLFDLSIYLDVTEEKLRARLMDRWRSFGFDDDGARAKAERNDLPNAITVARLSKLADIVVTAGL; encoded by the coding sequence ATGACACCTGATCTCGACGCGTTGGCAGACGCCATTCGCGCCAAGCACGCCGACAAGGGCCGCATTCTTGTGGCCATTGTCGGTGCACCAGCCTCGGGCAAGTCAACCTTGTCCGACCGGCTTTATCACCATCTGGGGGGTGATAAAGCCGGGGCTGCTGTGGTGCCGATGGACGGGTATCATTTTGACAATGGCATTCTGGAAGACCGCGGCCTTCTGGAGCGCAAGGGTGCGCCGGAAACCTTTGATGTCGGCGGGCTCAAGCGCACTTTGATGGCCCTGCGTGACACGCCAAACGATGACGTTTACGTGCCATTGTTTGATCGGACACTTGAAATATCGCGGGGTTCGGCGCGGGTGATTACACCAAGCCACGAAATCATTCTGGTCGAGGGCAATTACCTTTTGCTTGATCAAACACCCTGGAACCAACTCCACGGCCTGTTTGATCTGTCGATCTATCTGGATGTGACCGAGGAAAAACTGCGTGCGCGCTTGATGGATCGGTGGCGGTCGTTTGGCTTTGATGATGATGGTGCCCGCGCCAAGGCGGAAAGAAACGACCTGCCCAATGCCATAACCGTTGCACGCCTCAGCAAACTGGCCGACATCGTGGTTACGGCCGGCTTATAA
- a CDS encoding class I SAM-dependent methyltransferase, with product MRQDVVDLHRFYASSIGQAARRLIRRRLRVMWSDVRGMRVLGFGYATPYLRPFIGEAERVMAFMPAQQGCVHWPAGEDNRVALTEETMLPLPDSSVDRILVVHLVEHTDSMRRLMRECWRVLTPNGRIVVVTPNRSSLWSWSEKTPFGYGHPHSVSQLQNLLRENMFLPIQHSRALFMPPTNIRLLLRWSQMFENIGSRLFKAFAGVSIVEAGKQLYASSGTPQRKRRLVHIPVTVPPLRPADGNQQHRVSHDQTDERQNNPSDEDKPAQASTSDQ from the coding sequence ATGCGTCAGGATGTCGTTGATCTTCACCGTTTTTATGCCAGCAGTATCGGACAAGCCGCACGGCGTCTGATCCGCAGGCGTTTGCGCGTCATGTGGTCGGATGTCCGCGGCATGCGGGTGCTGGGCTTTGGCTATGCAACGCCATACTTGCGCCCGTTTATTGGCGAGGCGGAGCGTGTCATGGCCTTCATGCCAGCCCAGCAGGGCTGCGTTCATTGGCCAGCAGGCGAAGACAACCGTGTGGCGCTAACCGAAGAAACCATGTTGCCGCTACCTGACAGTTCGGTGGATCGCATTTTGGTCGTGCATCTGGTTGAACATACGGACTCGATGCGTCGCCTGATGCGCGAATGCTGGCGCGTGCTCACCCCCAATGGCCGGATTGTCGTGGTGACACCGAACCGAAGCTCGCTCTGGTCATGGTCGGAAAAAACGCCCTTTGGCTATGGCCATCCCCATAGCGTCTCACAGCTGCAAAACCTGCTGCGCGAAAACATGTTCCTGCCGATCCAGCACAGCCGCGCACTTTTCATGCCGCCGACCAATATCCGGCTTTTGCTGCGCTGGTCGCAAATGTTTGAAAATATCGGCTCGCGCCTGTTCAAGGCCTTTGCCGGTGTCTCGATTGTCGAAGCCGGTAAGCAGCTTTACGCCAGCTCCGGCACGCCACAACGCAAACGCCGTCTGGTCCATATCCCGGTGACGGTCCCGCCACTGCGTCCGGCCGATGGCAATCAACAGCACCGTGTGTCGCACGACCAGACCGATGAGCGTCAAAACAACCCATCGGACGAAGACAAACCTGCTCAGGCCTCAACTTCAGACCAGTAA
- a CDS encoding ROK family transcriptional regulator — protein sequence MTDSISANPDKFGADDRNARPLHPGGGANQLRVRAYNERLVLSLVRRNAGLSKAEIARLSGLSAQTVSVIMRALEKDGLLMRGTPVRGNVGKPKVPMALNPDGVYSFGLKIGRRSTELILMDFVGSVRATKREAYKYPTPDGIRRFVRGAIDDILTGLDRNQIDRIAGVGIAAPFELWNWVDEVGAPVEDMNAWREVDLVDAIAAIVPFPVFQQNDATAACGAELVFGLGPNYSDFAYFFIGSFIGGGVVLNQALYAGRTGNAGAFGSMPVSSRSGHPSQLIDQASIFVLEQMLTREGGDPAMLWRDPDYWHGLGKTLDIWIEHTARSLAIAITSVCSVIDFEAVIVDGGFPADVCDRVVAATRAAISELDLQGIERPRIEQGRVGSAARAIGAASLPLFSRYLLDQSVLFKQMA from the coding sequence ATGACTGACAGCATCTCTGCGAACCCGGACAAATTCGGGGCGGATGATCGCAACGCGCGTCCCTTGCATCCGGGCGGCGGCGCAAACCAGTTGCGTGTGCGCGCTTACAACGAACGGCTTGTTTTGTCGCTCGTGCGCCGTAATGCCGGCCTTTCAAAGGCCGAAATTGCAAGGCTTTCCGGTCTTTCGGCCCAAACCGTTTCCGTCATCATGCGCGCGCTTGAAAAGGATGGGCTTTTGATGCGCGGCACACCGGTGCGCGGCAATGTCGGAAAGCCAAAGGTGCCGATGGCGCTTAATCCCGACGGGGTTTATTCCTTTGGGCTCAAGATCGGGCGGCGCAGCACGGAACTGATCCTGATGGATTTCGTCGGATCGGTGCGGGCAACCAAACGCGAAGCGTATAAATATCCCACCCCCGATGGTATTCGCCGGTTCGTTCGCGGCGCGATTGATGACATCCTGACCGGTCTTGATCGCAACCAGATTGATCGCATTGCCGGGGTCGGCATCGCTGCCCCGTTTGAATTGTGGAACTGGGTCGATGAGGTCGGCGCACCGGTCGAAGACATGAATGCCTGGCGCGAGGTCGATCTGGTCGACGCCATTGCCGCCATCGTGCCGTTCCCGGTTTTTCAGCAAAATGACGCGACTGCCGCCTGCGGGGCGGAGCTCGTCTTTGGCCTTGGCCCGAACTATTCCGATTTCGCCTACTTCTTTATCGGGTCGTTTATTGGCGGCGGGGTGGTGCTTAATCAGGCGCTTTATGCCGGGCGGACAGGCAATGCCGGCGCCTTTGGCTCCATGCCGGTCTCCTCACGCAGCGGCCATCCCAGCCAGTTGATCGATCAGGCCTCGATCTTTGTGCTTGAACAGATGCTGACCCGCGAAGGCGGTGATCCGGCGATGCTGTGGCGCGATCCCGATTACTGGCATGGCCTTGGCAAGACGCTTGATATCTGGATCGAACACACCGCGCGCAGTCTGGCAATTGCCATCACCTCGGTCTGCTCGGTGATTGATTTTGAAGCTGTGATTGTCGATGGCGGATTCCCGGCCGATGTCTGTGACCGGGTGGTTGCCGCAACCCGCGCCGCGATTTCCGAGCTCGATCTGCAAGGCATCGAACGCCCCCGCATCGAACAGGGGCGGGTGGGCAGTGCCGCACGCGCCATCGGTGCAGCAAGTCTGCCCTTGTTCTCACGCTATCTGCTTGATCAGAGCGTTTTGTTCAAACAGATGGCCTGA
- a CDS encoding sugar ABC transporter substrate-binding protein, with protein sequence MKKALLGAALGALALGMTAAPNAAKADEIGACLITKTDINPFFVKMKEGATAASVANGIDLSTYAGKIDGDHETQVQAIESCIASGAKGILLTASDTKAIVPVVKKARDAGLIVIALDTPLEPIDAADATFATDNFKAGELIGQWAAAKLGDKAADAKIALLDLTPSAPSVDVLRDQGFLKGFGIDIKDPNKIGDEDDDRIVGHDVTNGNEEGGRTAMENLMQRDSDINVVYTINEPAAAGAYEALKSFGMEDGVLIVSVDGGCPGVLNVKDGVIGATSQQYPLDMAYKGIEAIKKWAETGEKPKTTEGLNFYDTGVNLVTDEPVDGVPSISVEEGMNRCWG encoded by the coding sequence ATGAAGAAAGCACTTCTTGGCGCCGCCCTTGGTGCGCTTGCACTGGGTATGACTGCGGCCCCGAACGCCGCCAAAGCCGACGAGATCGGCGCCTGCCTGATCACCAAAACCGACATCAACCCGTTCTTCGTGAAAATGAAGGAAGGGGCAACCGCTGCGTCTGTTGCCAATGGCATTGATTTGTCGACCTATGCCGGCAAGATTGATGGAGACCATGAAACACAGGTTCAGGCCATCGAGTCTTGTATCGCATCGGGTGCCAAGGGCATCCTTCTGACTGCATCGGACACCAAGGCGATTGTGCCGGTTGTCAAAAAGGCCCGCGATGCCGGCCTGATCGTGATTGCACTCGATACGCCGCTTGAACCGATTGATGCGGCCGATGCGACCTTTGCCACCGATAACTTTAAGGCCGGTGAACTGATTGGTCAGTGGGCCGCGGCCAAGCTTGGTGACAAGGCGGCAGACGCCAAGATCGCCCTGCTTGACCTGACGCCGAGTGCGCCGTCGGTTGATGTGCTGCGCGATCAGGGCTTCCTGAAAGGCTTCGGGATCGACATCAAGGACCCCAACAAGATCGGGGACGAGGATGACGACCGGATCGTTGGCCATGACGTGACCAACGGTAACGAAGAAGGTGGCCGTACTGCGATGGAAAACCTGATGCAGCGCGATTCCGACATCAATGTGGTTTACACGATCAACGAACCGGCAGCTGCCGGTGCCTATGAGGCATTGAAGTCGTTTGGCATGGAAGACGGCGTTCTGATCGTGTCGGTCGATGGTGGTTGCCCGGGTGTTCTGAACGTCAAAGACGGTGTTATTGGCGCAACGTCGCAGCAATACCCGCTTGATATGGCCTACAAGGGCATTGAAGCCATCAAGAAATGGGCCGAAACTGGTGAAAAACCGAAAACGACCGAAGGTCTTAACTTCTATGACACGGGTGTGAACCTTGTGACCGACGAGCCGGTTGATGGCGTTCCATCCATCAGCGTCGAAGAAGGTATGAATCGCTGCTGGGGTTAA
- a CDS encoding DNA cytosine methyltransferase, with product MNKSIGETRRKTAVRPIGIDLFAGAGGLSLGFEQAGFDIAAAVEIDPVHCAIHKFNFPQTAIIPKSVTGLTGTEIREVAGIGNREIDCVFGGPPCQGFSMIGQRTIDDPRNSLVKEFVRIVSELDAKTFVFENVKGLTVGKHKKFLSELVEEFKTVGYEVRLKWKVLNAANYGVPQSRERLILLGAKKNVPLPEYPSEISNNPSAKQKIPYLPDGPTCAEALGDLPNADLFPTLIDNDAVIGALLDEPSVYASELRCLTNDAWHFGYARNWNPRILTSSARTSHTDISKRRFSETAPGSVEPISRFFRLAPQGVSNTLRAGTDGSRGAFTSPRPIHYKYPRCITVREMARLHGFPDWFRLHATKWHGARQIGNSVPPPMARAIASSVLRALNITPSRPEKTLKLGDESLLKLEMSKAAELFGVEAPNNRRDRKSGAKKRKQIDIEEERILGLAVNG from the coding sequence ACCGATTGGGATAGATTTATTCGCGGGTGCAGGTGGACTGAGCCTAGGGTTTGAGCAGGCCGGATTTGACATTGCCGCTGCAGTTGAGATTGATCCTGTTCATTGCGCAATTCACAAATTTAACTTCCCGCAAACGGCAATAATCCCAAAGTCAGTTACCGGACTTACTGGAACAGAAATTCGTGAAGTTGCGGGAATAGGAAATCGTGAAATCGATTGTGTTTTTGGAGGCCCCCCATGTCAGGGCTTCTCTATGATTGGGCAGCGCACAATTGATGATCCAAGAAATAGTTTGGTCAAAGAATTTGTTCGGATCGTTTCTGAACTGGATGCAAAGACCTTCGTTTTCGAGAACGTAAAAGGCCTTACTGTCGGCAAACATAAAAAGTTTCTTTCCGAGCTGGTGGAAGAATTTAAAACAGTCGGTTATGAAGTCCGCCTAAAGTGGAAAGTTTTAAATGCTGCTAATTATGGAGTCCCTCAAAGCAGGGAACGCCTGATCTTGTTGGGAGCAAAAAAGAATGTTCCCTTGCCCGAATATCCGTCTGAGATTTCAAATAATCCATCAGCAAAACAAAAAATCCCCTATTTGCCTGATGGACCAACTTGCGCTGAAGCTCTTGGCGACCTTCCAAACGCAGACCTGTTCCCAACCCTGATCGACAACGACGCGGTGATTGGTGCACTCCTTGACGAACCATCCGTATATGCATCAGAATTACGCTGCCTTACAAACGACGCTTGGCATTTCGGCTATGCTCGTAACTGGAATCCTCGAATACTGACATCCAGTGCACGTACTTCCCATACTGATATTTCAAAAAGACGGTTCTCAGAGACAGCTCCAGGGAGCGTTGAACCAATCAGTCGCTTTTTCCGACTTGCCCCGCAAGGGGTATCGAACACGTTGCGCGCCGGTACGGATGGATCTCGAGGGGCTTTCACGAGCCCACGACCAATTCACTATAAGTATCCGAGATGCATAACTGTAAGAGAAATGGCAAGGCTACATGGTTTTCCTGATTGGTTCAGGTTGCATGCTACAAAATGGCACGGCGCCCGCCAGATTGGTAATTCTGTTCCACCGCCCATGGCCCGTGCAATAGCAAGCTCTGTGTTGAGAGCTTTGAATATCACTCCGTCTAGGCCTGAGAAGACACTTAAATTGGGCGATGAAAGCTTGCTGAAGTTAGAAATGTCGAAAGCAGCTGAGTTATTCGGTGTAGAAGCCCCCAATAACCGCAGAGATCGTAAAAGTGGTGCGAAAAAACGCAAACAGATAGATATTGAAGAAGAACGTATTTTAGGGTTGGCTGTGAATGGTTAA
- a CDS encoding glutathione S-transferase C-terminal domain-containing protein yields the protein MELVLFYGVPAGCSFGSIVALEWLGKPYRLSRVEMMEHPWNPLYAKINPQFQTPALLLESGDTLTESMAILKHLAARNASANLGAAGGSMQDDRLNEMLAYLNTDFFSAFNPLWVAYEMEDLDDAQKALLRTIGQKAVVKGCTYLNELLADREWLLGGGQRSIADAYLSGIGRWMQYHQLFDLEQEYPHLARYLQKLANDPAAIFATAIEKGEEPVGSGAFKGHITLDALRSRLDPGDDNKKVN from the coding sequence ATGGAACTCGTGCTTTTTTACGGCGTGCCAGCGGGGTGCTCATTTGGATCAATCGTGGCGTTAGAGTGGTTGGGGAAACCCTATCGCCTTTCTCGCGTGGAAATGATGGAGCATCCGTGGAACCCGCTCTATGCCAAAATAAACCCACAATTTCAGACGCCTGCGCTGTTGCTCGAATCAGGAGACACTCTGACAGAGAGTATGGCTATTCTGAAACATCTCGCGGCCCGTAACGCGTCAGCTAACTTGGGGGCAGCGGGCGGCAGTATGCAGGATGATCGCCTCAACGAAATGTTGGCCTATTTGAATACCGACTTTTTCTCGGCATTCAACCCGTTGTGGGTGGCCTACGAAATGGAAGATCTGGATGATGCACAAAAAGCATTGTTGAGAACCATCGGGCAAAAAGCTGTCGTCAAGGGCTGTACCTATTTGAATGAACTGCTTGCCGACCGGGAATGGTTGTTGGGTGGGGGACAACGCAGTATCGCGGATGCCTATCTCTCTGGTATTGGGCGTTGGATGCAATACCATCAATTGTTTGATCTGGAGCAGGAGTATCCGCATCTTGCCCGTTATCTACAAAAACTGGCCAATGATCCGGCGGCTATTTTCGCAACGGCCATAGAGAAAGGCGAAGAACCGGTGGGCAGTGGCGCCTTCAAGGGGCATATAACTCTGGACGCACTTCGTTCCCGTTTGGACCCTGGCGATGACAACAAAAAAGTCAATTGA
- a CDS encoding LysR substrate-binding domain-containing protein, which yields MLNLNDLYVFVHVVNHGGFAAAARQIDLPKSTLSKRVAELERTLGVRLIHRTSRTFVPTEIGRDFYRHAAAMLIEAETAENLVKGRLAEPSGLVRITCSVPTAQISLANLLPTVAQTYPKVQLELHTTDRLVDIVQEGFDIAVRDHFRPLPDSDLVQRTIGSDPVYLVASPSYLEEYGVPANPEDISDHKGLLISRAAEKWMLTNEKGDVVEVQPIRNFVADESTVLLRTASAGLGITCLPQKICQKELDRGELIRILPEWNAGKVLTTLLIPHRRGQLPSVRAVCNMLADQVNLMSLRPTSPLPF from the coding sequence ATGCTGAACCTCAATGATCTGTATGTTTTTGTACATGTTGTGAACCATGGAGGATTTGCCGCTGCCGCGCGTCAGATTGACCTACCCAAGTCGACGCTCAGCAAGCGGGTGGCGGAACTTGAAAGGACCTTGGGTGTCCGTTTAATTCACCGTACTTCGAGAACCTTTGTGCCTACCGAAATCGGGCGAGATTTTTACCGACATGCCGCCGCTATGCTTATTGAAGCTGAAACAGCCGAGAATTTGGTCAAGGGTCGCCTTGCCGAACCCAGCGGCTTGGTACGCATTACGTGTTCAGTGCCGACAGCACAAATTTCGCTGGCAAACCTTCTTCCGACGGTGGCTCAAACTTATCCGAAGGTTCAGCTGGAATTACACACCACTGACCGGCTCGTCGATATCGTACAGGAAGGATTTGATATCGCGGTGCGTGATCACTTCCGGCCGCTACCAGACTCTGATTTGGTACAGAGAACGATTGGGTCCGACCCCGTTTATCTGGTCGCGTCACCAAGCTACCTGGAAGAGTATGGTGTTCCTGCAAATCCAGAAGACATCTCTGATCATAAGGGTTTGCTGATATCTCGTGCGGCCGAAAAATGGATGCTGACAAACGAAAAAGGGGACGTCGTCGAAGTCCAACCAATAAGAAACTTTGTTGCTGATGAATCAACTGTGCTGTTGCGAACCGCCAGTGCCGGATTGGGCATCACCTGTTTGCCGCAAAAAATCTGCCAAAAAGAGCTGGATCGAGGCGAATTGATACGAATACTCCCCGAGTGGAACGCAGGAAAAGTACTTACAACCTTACTGATCCCTCATCGTCGGGGCCAACTACCCTCTGTGCGTGCCGTGTGCAATATGCTCGCCGATCAGGTTAACTTGATGTCACTTCGACCAACTTCGCCATTGCCTTTCTGA
- a CDS encoding transporter substrate-binding domain-containing protein, with product MSLKSVLRNTVRFTGRALFGGALFLPLHAVAEPVQNSNMPRTITLYAEDSNAPYAFLDGATPEGIYVRILQAAFDRLPGYQLDIVNVPFRRGMELLKDGKIMGFFPPYARGDRDWIDRYSIPILRETVVAICSKDYVQSNDLKRFPDDFKGARFANNAGYRLAGPAFFDMVEAGEISLEEANTTASNLRFLMAGRVDCYVNERMAILAGMRELAVDKAIARLFDEAAIIGHEFGYVAYGPDPEGKWPYRDQFAGALDRVLSDMLASGEIERLVVSYFAY from the coding sequence ATGTCATTGAAATCTGTTTTGCGAAACACAGTCAGGTTTACCGGACGCGCGCTGTTTGGCGGCGCGCTGTTTCTGCCATTGCACGCCGTCGCAGAGCCGGTGCAAAACAGCAATATGCCCCGCACCATCACGCTTTACGCCGAAGACAGCAACGCACCCTATGCGTTTCTCGATGGGGCCACGCCCGAAGGCATTTATGTCCGCATCCTGCAGGCTGCGTTTGATCGCCTGCCGGGTTATCAGCTTGATATTGTCAATGTGCCGTTTCGCCGCGGGATGGAGCTGCTCAAGGATGGCAAGATCATGGGGTTCTTTCCGCCTTACGCGCGCGGGGATCGCGACTGGATCGATCGCTATTCCATCCCGATATTGCGCGAAACCGTCGTGGCAATCTGCAGCAAGGATTACGTGCAAAGCAATGATCTGAAGCGCTTCCCGGATGATTTCAAAGGCGCGCGTTTTGCCAATAATGCCGGATATCGTCTGGCCGGACCGGCATTCTTTGACATGGTCGAGGCGGGCGAGATTAGCCTTGAAGAAGCCAACACCACCGCCAGCAACCTGCGTTTCCTGATGGCCGGTCGTGTCGATTGTTATGTCAATGAACGCATGGCCATTCTGGCCGGGATGCGCGAACTTGCCGTCGACAAGGCAATCGCCCGCCTGTTTGACGAAGCCGCGATCATCGGGCACGAATTTGGCTATGTTGCCTATGGCCCGGACCCGGAGGGCAAGTGGCCCTATCGCGACCAGTTTGCCGGCGCCCTTGATCGAGTGCTCAGTGACATGCTCGCAAGCGGCGAGATCGAGCGGCTGGTCGTGTCCTATTTCGCATATTAA
- a CDS encoding ABC transporter permease: protein MSETPKSSRQKQEFEHALESSDRNVAQFEHKHRSFFGNVQHFLHGNPTMVPVIVLIFSIIIFGFVAGSKFFSPFNLSLIMQQVSIIGILAAAQSLVILTAGIDLSVGAIMVLMSVIMGQLAVTIGIPAPIAIIIGCIGGICAGGLNGFLVTRIKLPPFIVTLGTWNIFFALNLWLSGAQSIRSQTLDEIAPLLKFFGESIALGGARITYGSILMLVIFGVLWYILNHTSWGRHVYAIGDDKEAAELSGIRTNRTLITVYCLAGLVCAIGAWASIGRVGSVSPQSFQEANLQSITAVVIGGISLFGGRGSIIGPLIGALIVGVFNSGLRLAGVDVLWQVFAIGWLTIIAVAIDQWIRKVSS from the coding sequence ATGAGCGAGACACCCAAATCGTCGCGCCAGAAACAGGAATTCGAGCACGCGCTTGAGTCCAGCGACCGCAACGTCGCGCAATTCGAACATAAACACCGCAGTTTTTTCGGCAACGTGCAGCATTTTTTGCATGGCAACCCGACCATGGTGCCGGTGATTGTTCTGATATTTTCGATCATCATTTTCGGCTTTGTCGCCGGCAGTAAATTCTTTTCGCCCTTTAACCTGTCGCTGATCATGCAGCAGGTGTCGATCATCGGCATTCTGGCCGCGGCGCAAAGCCTTGTGATCCTGACCGCCGGTATCGATCTTTCGGTCGGTGCGATCATGGTTCTGATGTCGGTCATTATGGGCCAGCTTGCCGTCACCATCGGTATTCCGGCACCGATTGCCATTATCATTGGCTGTATCGGCGGGATCTGTGCCGGGGGGCTGAACGGGTTCCTGGTGACCCGGATCAAATTGCCGCCGTTTATCGTGACACTCGGCACCTGGAATATATTCTTTGCGCTCAACCTTTGGCTTTCGGGCGCGCAGTCGATCCGAAGCCAGACACTTGATGAAATTGCGCCGCTTTTGAAATTCTTTGGCGAAAGCATTGCGCTTGGCGGGGCACGGATCACCTATGGGTCGATCCTGATGCTGGTGATTTTCGGGGTGCTTTGGTACATCCTTAACCACACCAGTTGGGGACGGCATGTCTATGCCATTGGCGATGACAAGGAAGCGGCCGAACTTTCGGGCATTCGTACCAACCGCACCCTGATTACGGTTTATTGCCTGGCCGGGCTTGTTTGCGCGATTGGCGCATGGGCATCGATAGGACGTGTTGGATCGGTTTCGCCACAGAGTTTTCAGGAAGCCAATCTGCAATCGATTACGGCTGTTGTGATCGGGGGGATCTCCCTGTTTGGCGGGCGCGGATCAATCATTGGCCCGTTGATCGGGGCGTTGATTGTCGGCGTGTTTAATTCCGGCCTTCGCCTTGCGGGGGTGGATGTTCTTTGGCAGGTCTTTGCCATCGGCTGGCTGACCATTATTGCTGTCGCCATTGACCAGTGGATCAGAAAGGTGTCGTCATGA
- a CDS encoding ATP-binding cassette domain-containing protein: protein MSNTSQSVQPVLKARGIVKRYGRVTALNYADFDLYPGEVLAVIGDNGAGKSSLIKALSGAVTIDEGSIELDGKPIQFTSPMEAREAGIETVYQNLALSPALSIADNMFMGRELRKKGIMGKYFGALDHKEMQRLAREKLTDLGLMTIQNINQAVETLSGGQRQGVAVARAAAFGSRVVIMDEPTAALGVKESRRVLDLIADVKARGMPIVLISHNMPHVFEVADRIHVHRLGKRLCTIKPDDYSMSDAVAFMTGAKEPPAEDAA, encoded by the coding sequence ATGAGCAACACTTCCCAATCTGTGCAACCTGTTCTGAAAGCACGCGGCATCGTCAAACGATATGGTCGTGTCACCGCCCTTAACTATGCCGATTTTGATCTTTATCCCGGTGAAGTCCTTGCCGTGATTGGCGATAACGGGGCGGGGAAATCATCACTGATCAAGGCACTTTCAGGCGCTGTGACGATTGATGAAGGCAGTATCGAGCTTGATGGCAAGCCGATCCAGTTCACATCACCGATGGAAGCCCGCGAAGCCGGGATTGAAACGGTGTATCAGAACCTTGCACTTTCGCCGGCACTTTCGATTGCTGACAACATGTTCATGGGCCGCGAGCTTCGCAAGAAGGGCATTATGGGCAAGTATTTCGGGGCGCTGGATCATAAGGAAATGCAGCGTCTGGCACGTGAAAAGCTGACTGATCTTGGTCTGATGACCATTCAGAACATCAATCAGGCGGTTGAAACCCTTTCGGGTGGGCAGCGCCAGGGTGTTGCGGTTGCCCGCGCAGCCGCATTCGGATCGCGTGTGGTGATCATGGATGAACCGACCGCCGCCCTGGGCGTTAAGGAAAGCCGTCGCGTGCTCGATCTGATTGCCGATGTGAAGGCGCGCGGCATGCCGATTGTGCTGATTTCACATAACATGCCGCATGTGTTCGAGGTCGCCGATCGCATTCATGTGCATCGCTTGGGCAAACGTCTTTGCACCATCAAACCCGATGATTACAGCATGTCAGACGCGGTTGCCTTCATGACGGGGGCCAAGGAGCCACCGGCAGAAGACGCCGCATAA